Proteins from a single region of Melanotaenia boesemani isolate fMelBoe1 chromosome 3, fMelBoe1.pri, whole genome shotgun sequence:
- the LOC121636816 gene encoding class E basic helix-loop-helix protein 40-like, which translates to MERIPSAQPPPLSKHQADLSDVQGMDFPMYVYKPRRGMKRGEESKDTYKLPHRLIEKKRRDRINECIAQLKDLLPEHLKLTTLGHLEKAVVLELTLKHVKALTSLLEQQQQKILALQSGMQIEQPTISQEKSEEMFRSGFHMCAKEILQYVASHDSDGDFTPSHVISHLHKLAAEVLQGPVRPRTPLSPQPEEIPAYRQHQPHKEMPTSVPPKPNEGYGRNCVPVIQRAYAPPSSEQSGSDTDTDSGYGGELEKTESGAPQGRPDYYGQESQQKRPLGDRQSSSIKQEDDEPRHKRPRVESSEDELLSSGESSASSSSSGYGSYMSVSPNHPPPPPHPLCMPFYLIPPSAAAYLPMLEKCWYPGAVPMLYPGMGGSSPTMPSEIPPPSQLVLSPRGGSPAPAISQTPMDSPALLQALKQVPPLNLETKE; encoded by the exons atGGAGCGAATTCCAAGCGCGCAACCTCCTCCTCTGTCCAAACACCAGGCGGATCTGTCAGACGTTCAGGG gATGGATTTCCCAATGTATGTTTATAAGCCTAGACGGGGAAtgaagagaggagaagaaagcaag GACACCTACAAGCTGCCTCACAGACTTATTGAGAAGAAAAGACGCGATCGGATAAACGAATGCATTGCTCAGCTGAAAGATTTATTACCCGAACACCTGAAACTCACC ACTCTGGGCCATCTGGAGAAGGCTGTGGTTTTAGAGCTTACGCTCAAGCATGTGAAAGCCCTCACCTCTCTTCTggagcaacagcagcagaagatccTCGCTCTGCAGAGTGGAATGCAAATTG AGCAACCTACCATCAGTCAGGAGAAATCAGAGGAGATGTTTCGCTCTGGCTTCCACATGTGTGCCAAGGAGATTCTTCAGTACGTAGCCAGTCATGATTCTGATGGAGACTTCACGCCTTCACATGTCATCAGCCACCTTCACAAATTAGCTGCTGAGGTGCTGCAGGGTCCTGTCCGACCTCGCACCCCTCTTAGCCCTCAACCCGAGGAGATCCCTGCCTACCGCCAGCATCAACCTCACAAGGAAATGCCCACCAGCGTACCCCCTAAACCCAACGAGGGTTATGGGAGGAACTGTGTGCCTGTCATCCAGCGGGCATACGCTCCACCGAGCAGTGAGCAGAGTGGCAGCGATACAGACACAGACAGTGGCTACGGCGGAGAGCTAGAGAAAACCGAATCCGGGGCACCCCAAGGTCGTCCAGATTATTACGGCCAGGAGAGCCAGCAGAAGCGACCACTGGGTGATAGGCAGAGCTCCAGCATCAAGCAGGAGGATGATGAACCACGTCACAAACGACCTCGCGTGGAGTCCTCTGAGGATGAGCTCCTCTCAAGTGGAGAATCATCAGCTTCATCGTCCTCTAGCGGTTATGGTAGTTATATGAGTGTATCCCCCAAccatccacctcctccaccacacCCCCTTTGCATGCCGTTCTACCTCATTCCACCTTCTGCTGCAGCTTACTTGCCAATGCTGGAGAAATGCTGGTACCCAGGGGCTGTGCCCATGCTCTACCCTGGCATGGGAGGCTCTTCACCCACCATGCCCAGCGAGATACCACCCCCATCTCAGCTAGTGTTGTCACCCAGGGGCGGCTCTCCAGCCCCAGCCATTTCCCAGACACCCATGGACTCCCCTGCCCTTCTTCAGGCACTAAAGCAGGTACCACCACTCAACCTGGAAACCAAAGAATGA
- the ttll3 gene encoding tubulin monoglycylase TTLL3 isoform X1, giving the protein MSVFQSTGTPLEGRLRRCLPAIKPDRLRTAKAVVEKAVKMKKVFSVQGPYPVIRTALWARGWVERRLPGPVQKTLPCHSDEEEEDDDGVVNADVTERVDEGEKDENLNDMYDLMSRLVRNETSYFYWTTRRDSIDCRSLQNDQMTNHFANAGTFTTKVGLCMNLRNLQWFDTADPDTFFPRCYRLGAEDEKQAFIEDFRRTACTSLLQHVVETWKNDEAKELNDVKRHIVGPEIIDTALLACQEFLSVLKHSDIDTTVETTPSVEEQQWATFLQNYYMVVHKCAVISGSGEFVELCKAMLARLQEVCPQLHIDGLNNIWIVKPGAKSRGRGIMCMNRLDEILALVDTDRALMKESKWVVQKYLERPLLVHGTKFDLRQWFLVTDWNPLTVWFYKECYLRFSTQPYSTKNLHSSVHLCNNSIQKHFQPSHDRHPGVPEDNMWSCSQFRSFLQQQGRGEDWESVVVPGMQQAVVHALQTAQDLVEPRKASFELFGADFMLGADLRPWLLEINASPTMECSTAVTTRLCPAVQVDTLRVVLDRRTDPNAYTGGFQLIYKQATVEVPHYVGVHLLVEGNPIRQPRPVLHRQTNTALTIHLPSDQSSPDKAEIRYKASGQRPHLVADLCCSGKESQERKRLLTSISPKRECEMRAEVQNVLCVRRTCNSFESEQPLMIRSEPQRKARRFDLSLRVNGAPLVPRSLSFSLGPSHRTSEDKIVHGSKISRSFLPPTTFEPRHRISNQICPPFQGPLPSLEICRLPHVAVTTFHHNSAFSSYPGIHKQELFIRSQRQNPGRGKGESTGEHKH; this is encoded by the exons ATGTCAG TGTTTCAGTCCACAGGTACTCCTCTGGAGGGTAGGTTACGTCGCTGCCTGCCAGCCATCAAACCAGACAGGCTGAGAACAGCAAAAGCAGTTGTGGAAAAAGCAGTGAAG ATGAAGAAGGTATTTTCAGTGCAGGGACCTTACCCTGTGATTCGCACTGCCTTATGGGCCAGAGGGTGGGTGGAACGCCGTTTGCCGGGTCCGGTCCAGAAAACACTTCCTTGCCacagtgatgaagaggaggaggatgatgatggagtGGTCAATGCTGATGTTACTG AGAGAGTGGATGAAGGCGAGAAAGATGAGAACCTCAATGACATGTATGACCTGATG tcTCGGTTGGTTCGAAATGAGACATCATATTTCTACTGGACAACTCGGCGGGACTCTATAGACTGTCGCTCCTTGCAGAATGACCAGATGACTAATCATTTTGCAAATGCTGGAACATTTACCACCAAG GTGGGGTTGTGCATGAATCTGCGTAACCTTCAGTGGTTTGATACAGCAGATCCTGACACCTTTTTTCCAAGATGTTACAGGCTTGGAGCGGAGGATGAAAAGCAGGCCTTCATAG AGGACTTCAGGAGGACAGCCTGTACCAGCCTGTTACAGCATGTTGTTGAGACATGGAAAAATGATGAAGCAAAAG AGTTGAATGATGTGAAACGTCACATTGTAGGTCCAGAAATTATTGACACAGCTTTGCTTGCATGTCAAGAGTTTCTCAGTGTTTTAAAGCATAGTGACATTGATACAACTGTAGAAACAACCCCAtctgtggaggagcagcagtggGCCACGTTTCTGCAGAACTACTACATGGTTGTGCA CAAATGTGCAGTGATCAGTGGCAGTGGCGAGTTCGTGGAGCTCTGTAAGGCCATGCTAGCCAGACTGCAGGAAGTTTGCCCTCAGCTGCATATTGATGGACTAAACAACATCTGGATTGTCAAACCAGGAGCCAAATCAAGAGGAAGAG GCATTATGTGTATGAATCGTCTGGACGAGATTTTGGCACTTGTGGACACCGACAGAGCCTTGATGAAGGAGAGCAAGTGGGTGGTTCAGAAATACCTAGAGCGTCCTCTGCTTGTCCATGGCACAAAGTTTGACCTCCGTCAGTGGTTCCTCGTTACTGATTGGAACCCCCTGACTGTCTGGTTCTACAAAGAGTGCTACCTACGGTTTTCCACTCAGCCCTACTCAACAAAAAACCTACACAG CTCAGTCCACTTGTGCAACAATTCCATCCAAAAGCACTTTCAGCCTTCTCATGACCGTCATCCAGGAGTGCCTGAGGACAATATGTGGTCCTGCAGTCAGTTTCGGTCTTTTTTGCAGCAACAAGGACGTGGGGAAGACTGGGAGTCAGTAGTGGTCCCAGGCATGCAGCAAGCAGTGGTCCATGCCCTACAGACAGCCCAAGACCTGGTTGAGCCCCGCAAGGCCAGTTTTGAGCTGTTTGGAGCTGATTTTATGTTGGGAGCAGATCTGAGACCTTGGCTTCTGGAGATCAATGCCAGTCCAACTATGGAGTGTTCAACTGCTGTGACCACTCGGCTCTGCCCTGCTGTGCAGGTGGACACACTAAGGGTTGTGCTGGACAGACGGACTGATCCTAATGCTTACACAGGAGGCTTCCAGCTAATCTACAAACAG GCTACAGTAGAAGTTCCTCACTATGTGGGGGTGCACCTACTAGTGGAAGGAAACCCTATTCGGCAACCCAGACCTGTGCTTCATAGACAGACAAATACAGCTCTCACTATCCACCTCCCTTCTGACCAGTCATCACCAGACAAGGCTGAGATAAGATATAAAGCATCAGGTCAGAGGCCACACCTGGTGGCTGACCTTTGCTGCTCAGGCAAAGAGAGccaagagagaaagagactaTTGACATCTATATCTCCAAAACGAGAATGTGAGATGAGGGCAGAAGTACAGAATGTCCTCTGTGTCCGGAGGACATGCAACAGTTTTGAATCTGAACAACCTTTGATGATACGCTCAGAACCTCAGAGGAAAGCTCGACGGTTTGATTTAAGTCTTCGTGTTAATGGGGCACCCTTAGTGCCAAGGAGTCTTTCCTTTTCACTCGGCCCTTCACACAGGACATCAGAGGATAAAATTGTTCATGGGTCAAAGATTTCCAGATCCTTTCTACCTCCGACAACTTTTGAGCCTAGACACAGAATTTCTAATCAAATCTGTCCTCCGTTCCAGGGTCCCCTACCGAGTCTTGAAATCTGTCGCTTGCCTCATGTGGCTGTAACCACTTTCCATCATAACTCAGCTTTTTCATCCTACCCCGGCATCCACAAGCAAGAGTTATTCATTCGTTCACAAAGACAAAACCCTGGCCGAGGCAAAGGAGAGAGCACAGGAGAACATAAACACTGA
- the ttll3 gene encoding tubulin monoglycylase TTLL3 isoform X2 — translation MSGTPLEGRLRRCLPAIKPDRLRTAKAVVEKAVKMKKVFSVQGPYPVIRTALWARGWVERRLPGPVQKTLPCHSDEEEEDDDGVVNADVTERVDEGEKDENLNDMYDLMSRLVRNETSYFYWTTRRDSIDCRSLQNDQMTNHFANAGTFTTKVGLCMNLRNLQWFDTADPDTFFPRCYRLGAEDEKQAFIEDFRRTACTSLLQHVVETWKNDEAKELNDVKRHIVGPEIIDTALLACQEFLSVLKHSDIDTTVETTPSVEEQQWATFLQNYYMVVHKCAVISGSGEFVELCKAMLARLQEVCPQLHIDGLNNIWIVKPGAKSRGRGIMCMNRLDEILALVDTDRALMKESKWVVQKYLERPLLVHGTKFDLRQWFLVTDWNPLTVWFYKECYLRFSTQPYSTKNLHSSVHLCNNSIQKHFQPSHDRHPGVPEDNMWSCSQFRSFLQQQGRGEDWESVVVPGMQQAVVHALQTAQDLVEPRKASFELFGADFMLGADLRPWLLEINASPTMECSTAVTTRLCPAVQVDTLRVVLDRRTDPNAYTGGFQLIYKQATVEVPHYVGVHLLVEGNPIRQPRPVLHRQTNTALTIHLPSDQSSPDKAEIRYKASGQRPHLVADLCCSGKESQERKRLLTSISPKRECEMRAEVQNVLCVRRTCNSFESEQPLMIRSEPQRKARRFDLSLRVNGAPLVPRSLSFSLGPSHRTSEDKIVHGSKISRSFLPPTTFEPRHRISNQICPPFQGPLPSLEICRLPHVAVTTFHHNSAFSSYPGIHKQELFIRSQRQNPGRGKGESTGEHKH, via the exons ATGTCAG GTACTCCTCTGGAGGGTAGGTTACGTCGCTGCCTGCCAGCCATCAAACCAGACAGGCTGAGAACAGCAAAAGCAGTTGTGGAAAAAGCAGTGAAG ATGAAGAAGGTATTTTCAGTGCAGGGACCTTACCCTGTGATTCGCACTGCCTTATGGGCCAGAGGGTGGGTGGAACGCCGTTTGCCGGGTCCGGTCCAGAAAACACTTCCTTGCCacagtgatgaagaggaggaggatgatgatggagtGGTCAATGCTGATGTTACTG AGAGAGTGGATGAAGGCGAGAAAGATGAGAACCTCAATGACATGTATGACCTGATG tcTCGGTTGGTTCGAAATGAGACATCATATTTCTACTGGACAACTCGGCGGGACTCTATAGACTGTCGCTCCTTGCAGAATGACCAGATGACTAATCATTTTGCAAATGCTGGAACATTTACCACCAAG GTGGGGTTGTGCATGAATCTGCGTAACCTTCAGTGGTTTGATACAGCAGATCCTGACACCTTTTTTCCAAGATGTTACAGGCTTGGAGCGGAGGATGAAAAGCAGGCCTTCATAG AGGACTTCAGGAGGACAGCCTGTACCAGCCTGTTACAGCATGTTGTTGAGACATGGAAAAATGATGAAGCAAAAG AGTTGAATGATGTGAAACGTCACATTGTAGGTCCAGAAATTATTGACACAGCTTTGCTTGCATGTCAAGAGTTTCTCAGTGTTTTAAAGCATAGTGACATTGATACAACTGTAGAAACAACCCCAtctgtggaggagcagcagtggGCCACGTTTCTGCAGAACTACTACATGGTTGTGCA CAAATGTGCAGTGATCAGTGGCAGTGGCGAGTTCGTGGAGCTCTGTAAGGCCATGCTAGCCAGACTGCAGGAAGTTTGCCCTCAGCTGCATATTGATGGACTAAACAACATCTGGATTGTCAAACCAGGAGCCAAATCAAGAGGAAGAG GCATTATGTGTATGAATCGTCTGGACGAGATTTTGGCACTTGTGGACACCGACAGAGCCTTGATGAAGGAGAGCAAGTGGGTGGTTCAGAAATACCTAGAGCGTCCTCTGCTTGTCCATGGCACAAAGTTTGACCTCCGTCAGTGGTTCCTCGTTACTGATTGGAACCCCCTGACTGTCTGGTTCTACAAAGAGTGCTACCTACGGTTTTCCACTCAGCCCTACTCAACAAAAAACCTACACAG CTCAGTCCACTTGTGCAACAATTCCATCCAAAAGCACTTTCAGCCTTCTCATGACCGTCATCCAGGAGTGCCTGAGGACAATATGTGGTCCTGCAGTCAGTTTCGGTCTTTTTTGCAGCAACAAGGACGTGGGGAAGACTGGGAGTCAGTAGTGGTCCCAGGCATGCAGCAAGCAGTGGTCCATGCCCTACAGACAGCCCAAGACCTGGTTGAGCCCCGCAAGGCCAGTTTTGAGCTGTTTGGAGCTGATTTTATGTTGGGAGCAGATCTGAGACCTTGGCTTCTGGAGATCAATGCCAGTCCAACTATGGAGTGTTCAACTGCTGTGACCACTCGGCTCTGCCCTGCTGTGCAGGTGGACACACTAAGGGTTGTGCTGGACAGACGGACTGATCCTAATGCTTACACAGGAGGCTTCCAGCTAATCTACAAACAG GCTACAGTAGAAGTTCCTCACTATGTGGGGGTGCACCTACTAGTGGAAGGAAACCCTATTCGGCAACCCAGACCTGTGCTTCATAGACAGACAAATACAGCTCTCACTATCCACCTCCCTTCTGACCAGTCATCACCAGACAAGGCTGAGATAAGATATAAAGCATCAGGTCAGAGGCCACACCTGGTGGCTGACCTTTGCTGCTCAGGCAAAGAGAGccaagagagaaagagactaTTGACATCTATATCTCCAAAACGAGAATGTGAGATGAGGGCAGAAGTACAGAATGTCCTCTGTGTCCGGAGGACATGCAACAGTTTTGAATCTGAACAACCTTTGATGATACGCTCAGAACCTCAGAGGAAAGCTCGACGGTTTGATTTAAGTCTTCGTGTTAATGGGGCACCCTTAGTGCCAAGGAGTCTTTCCTTTTCACTCGGCCCTTCACACAGGACATCAGAGGATAAAATTGTTCATGGGTCAAAGATTTCCAGATCCTTTCTACCTCCGACAACTTTTGAGCCTAGACACAGAATTTCTAATCAAATCTGTCCTCCGTTCCAGGGTCCCCTACCGAGTCTTGAAATCTGTCGCTTGCCTCATGTGGCTGTAACCACTTTCCATCATAACTCAGCTTTTTCATCCTACCCCGGCATCCACAAGCAAGAGTTATTCATTCGTTCACAAAGACAAAACCCTGGCCGAGGCAAAGGAGAGAGCACAGGAGAACATAAACACTGA